A DNA window from Brenneria izadpanahii contains the following coding sequences:
- a CDS encoding GntR family transcriptional regulator codes for MVQQKHEQEVSRFHRLNEFEGARLYEVVKRHISEAILMGQLTPGSVLPGEQALAADFGVSVGTVRKALAALTDEGMLMRRRKTGTVVTGWAPLHNLSHFFQYFRLHGKDGALVHSATQLLDYQVAIASADEAAKLQISPSEQVIRLKRLRRVKGIAAMHEVMVLPVLHFPDFPPAEQVPELLYRFLLEHYGVRVAAVREQLTAVLATPEDLTLLELSEPHAIMVIDEISFDQSAVPVILAHHRFSTDHFIYLNEMR; via the coding sequence ATGGTGCAGCAAAAACATGAACAGGAAGTCAGCCGCTTTCACCGATTAAATGAATTTGAAGGCGCGCGCTTATATGAAGTGGTGAAACGCCATATCAGTGAAGCCATTCTGATGGGGCAATTGACGCCAGGTTCGGTGTTGCCGGGGGAACAGGCGCTGGCGGCGGATTTCGGCGTTTCGGTGGGGACGGTGCGTAAGGCGCTGGCGGCGTTGACCGACGAAGGGATGCTGATGCGCCGGCGTAAGACCGGGACGGTAGTCACCGGATGGGCGCCGCTGCACAATCTCAGCCATTTCTTTCAATATTTCCGCCTGCATGGCAAAGACGGCGCTCTGGTTCATTCGGCGACCCAACTGCTGGATTATCAGGTGGCTATCGCCAGCGCGGATGAGGCCGCCAAACTGCAAATTTCGCCTTCGGAGCAGGTTATCCGCCTGAAGCGTTTGCGGCGGGTGAAGGGAATCGCCGCCATGCATGAAGTCATGGTGCTGCCGGTGTTGCACTTTCCTGATTTCCCGCCAGCGGAGCAGGTGCCGGAATTACTGTATCGTTTCCTGTTGGAACATTACGGAGTGCGGGTGGCCGCGGTACGAGAACAGTTGACGGCCGTGCTGGCGACGCCGGAGGATCTGACGCTGCTCGAACTCTCCGAACCCCATGCCATTATGGTGATTGACGAAATTTCTTTCGATCAGAGCGCGGTGCCGGTGATCCTTGCGCATCACCGTTTCAGCACCGACCATTTTATTTACCTCAACGAGATGCGGTGA
- a CDS encoding M20 family metallopeptidase, with translation MLAVDTCFPPGQGYPAFADLMEEILTPLGFACSRVDVPEALWQVPDGSAQGARTNLIASLPANAAENCNLYFHVDTVPPGDGWHFPPLALTQQDGKLFGRGSADMKGTIVATLAALRAAQRFDLPLRFNPVLLLCTDEEGGLYPGIRYLAEQRLFHGHMLSFNGGAAPRIWAGCFGSFDLAIQVTGRAAHSGDPAGGINAIEESLPLMNALYELKKEVERRTSAMPAPPHYQGAPLTSRLTIALAKGGSKGSTIPARFELLINRRYSPEETFNQAMDEIVNCIEQAMSGSRALAVEHHLIGHLAPVNDPTGPHWPRWLSALSVGFGFHADDFRAWGSSTSSDMGWVQQAGIREILLGGLARPDNHIHAADEYTTMQDLIALSRSILAYLAHDFEPGPTFDISPPERKAS, from the coding sequence ATGCTGGCGGTCGATACCTGCTTCCCTCCCGGACAGGGTTATCCGGCCTTTGCCGATTTGATGGAAGAAATACTCACGCCTCTGGGATTCGCCTGCTCCCGCGTCGACGTTCCTGAAGCGTTATGGCAAGTTCCCGACGGCAGCGCTCAGGGCGCGCGAACCAATCTGATTGCCTCGTTGCCGGCAAACGCGGCGGAAAACTGCAACCTCTACTTTCATGTAGACACCGTTCCTCCCGGCGACGGCTGGCATTTCCCGCCGCTGGCTTTAACGCAGCAGGACGGCAAACTATTCGGCCGAGGTAGCGCGGACATGAAAGGCACCATCGTCGCCACCCTGGCCGCCCTGCGCGCCGCGCAGCGATTCGATCTGCCTTTACGCTTCAATCCGGTGCTGCTGCTATGCACCGATGAAGAAGGGGGACTGTACCCCGGCATCCGCTATCTGGCGGAACAACGGCTTTTTCACGGCCACATGCTGAGCTTCAACGGCGGAGCGGCTCCCCGAATCTGGGCCGGATGCTTCGGCAGTTTCGATCTCGCTATTCAGGTGACGGGACGCGCGGCCCATTCCGGCGATCCGGCGGGCGGCATTAACGCCATCGAAGAGAGTCTGCCGTTAATGAACGCGCTGTACGAACTGAAAAAAGAGGTGGAGCGGAGAACCTCGGCCATGCCTGCGCCGCCGCACTATCAGGGCGCGCCCCTCACTTCCCGCCTCACCATCGCGCTCGCCAAAGGGGGAAGCAAAGGCTCCACCATTCCGGCGCGCTTCGAACTATTGATCAACCGCCGCTATTCGCCGGAAGAGACGTTCAACCAGGCGATGGATGAGATCGTCAACTGCATCGAACAGGCGATGTCCGGTTCACGGGCGCTTGCGGTTGAGCATCATCTTATCGGCCATCTTGCCCCGGTCAACGATCCGACCGGCCCGCACTGGCCGCGCTGGCTGTCCGCGCTGAGCGTGGGATTTGGTTTCCATGCCGACGATTTCCGCGCCTGGGGATCATCCACCAGCTCCGATATGGGATGGGTGCAGCAGGCCGGCATACGGGAAATCCTGCTGGGCGGACTGGCGCGCCCGGACAACCATATCCATGCCGCCGATGAATACACCACCATGCAGGATCTTATCGCGCTGTCACGCTCG